In Thermogemmata fonticola, the genomic stretch TTTGACGAACGGAAAACTCTCCATCGGCTGGTCAATTTCGGATAAACACATGCGATTCGAGGAATCCAGGAGGCCCCGGCTATGGCTCCGACTCCGCTTCCGATCGATGGCCTGACGATGATTCCTGAGCTATTGCGCCGCTATCCCCAGGCACGGCAGGTGCTCGACCGCTACGGCTTGCAGGGCTGTGGCGGGCCGGAGGGACCGGTCGAGTCCCTGGCTGCCTTTGCCCGCCTCCATGATGTGCCCTTGGAACGGCTGCTGGAGGAGATACGCCAGGTGCTGAGCGCTCCGCGCCCTCCGCTTTCCCCGGCGCTGCCGGCCTCGTCCGGACCGCCTCGCGGCGTAGATGCGATTTATCGCCCCTTCTTCCTGGCCGGCATTCTGGTCACGCTGACAGCGGGGGCGACGTGGGGAGCGTATCTGCTGCTGCGGATCGGCTGGGCGGGTTCGTTCCGGGCCGTGGGAGTCCATGAGATCAACGCTCACGGCCACGCCCAGATTTTCGGCTGGGTCGGCCTCTTCGTCATGGGCTTTGCTTATCAGGCATTTCCCCGGTTCAAGCACACGGTGCTGGCGTATCCGGCGCTGGCGTGGGCGAGCCTGGTGCTGATGCTGCTGGGCATCGTCGGGCGCTCGGTGGGCGAGCCGCTGGCAGAAAGCCGTGCGGCGGCGGGCGTCCTTGCGGTGGCCTCGGCCTGGCTGGAGGTGCTCGCCGTGCTCCTCTTCGTGATCGTGATCGGGGCGACCTGGCGGCGGGCGGAGCGCGGCCTGACCTGCTCCGACGGCTACATTCTCGCGGCCTTGCTCTGGTTCGCCATCCAGGCGGTTTACGAAGCGGTCTATTTGCAGGCCCTCTTGCAGACCCAGAGCCGGGAAGAACTGCTGACGTTGATTGCGGCCTGGCAGGGAGCGCTGCGGGACATCCAGATTCACGGCTTCGCCTTGCTGATGATCCTGGGCGTGACCCAGCGGGTGGTGCTCCCGGCCTACGAAATGGCCGCACCGTCCCGGCGGGGAAGTCTGGCGGCCCTGGCGCTGCTCAACCTCGCTGTGCTGGGAGAAGTTTTCGGCCTGATTCTCCTGGGGGAGTCCCGCCGGTTCTGGGCCGGCGTCTGGTATGCCTCTGTCTTGCTGCTGTCCGCCACAGTGATGACACTGGTCTGGCACTGGGGGATTTTCCGGCCGGTGCGGGAAGCGGATCGCAGCCTCAAGTTCATCCGTGCCGCCTACGCCTGGCTGCTGCTGTCGCTAGCCATGCTGGTCCTCTTGCCGGGGTATCAGTTCGGCCTGTTGCCGAAGCTGGCGCCGGAGAGCCTGGCCGTGCAGATCGGCTTTTCCCACGCCTACTACGGTGCTGCCCGCCATGCCGTCACCGTGGGGTTCATCAGCCTGATGATCCTGGGGATGGCCGCACGGGTGGTGCCCACTCTCCAGGGTGTCGATCCGCGCCGCCTGCCGCGCCTGTGGGTGCCGTTTGTCCTGCTCAACGCCGGCTGTACCCTGCGAGTCGTGGGCCAGACCATGACGGACTTCCTGCCGTCGGCGTACCCCCTCATGGCTGCCAGCGGCGTGCTGGAAGTGGCCGCACTCGCCCTTTGGAGCGGCCATCTCGTCCGTCTGATGTTCGGCGGCTGGCGTTCCCGCACGGCGGAGCTGCTGCCCTACATCCCCGGCACGCCGATCGAGGAAGGCCACAGCGTCGGCGAAATCCTCGCCCGTTACCCGGAACTGCTGGAAACATTCCTGGCCCTGGGGTTCCGCCCGTTGGCCCAATCCTGGCTGCGGCAAACGCTCGCCTATCGAGTCAGCATTGGCCAAGCCTGCCGATACCTGGGCCTGCCCACGCAGAAAGTCCTCGCCGCGCTCAATCAGGCACGCGAGGCCTTGCCGCCGTCGATGCGTTCCCTGCCTGTCCTGACGTCCTGACCGT encodes the following:
- a CDS encoding NnrS family protein; amino-acid sequence: MAPTPLPIDGLTMIPELLRRYPQARQVLDRYGLQGCGGPEGPVESLAAFARLHDVPLERLLEEIRQVLSAPRPPLSPALPASSGPPRGVDAIYRPFFLAGILVTLTAGATWGAYLLLRIGWAGSFRAVGVHEINAHGHAQIFGWVGLFVMGFAYQAFPRFKHTVLAYPALAWASLVLMLLGIVGRSVGEPLAESRAAAGVLAVASAWLEVLAVLLFVIVIGATWRRAERGLTCSDGYILAALLWFAIQAVYEAVYLQALLQTQSREELLTLIAAWQGALRDIQIHGFALLMILGVTQRVVLPAYEMAAPSRRGSLAALALLNLAVLGEVFGLILLGESRRFWAGVWYASVLLLSATVMTLVWHWGIFRPVREADRSLKFIRAAYAWLLLSLAMLVLLPGYQFGLLPKLAPESLAVQIGFSHAYYGAARHAVTVGFISLMILGMAARVVPTLQGVDPRRLPRLWVPFVLLNAGCTLRVVGQTMTDFLPSAYPLMAASGVLEVAALALWSGHLVRLMFGGWRSRTAELLPYIPGTPIEEGHSVGEILARYPELLETFLALGFRPLAQSWLRQTLAYRVSIGQACRYLGLPTQKVLAALNQAREALPPSMRSLPVLTS